A window of Melopsittacus undulatus isolate bMelUnd1 chromosome 10, bMelUnd1.mat.Z, whole genome shotgun sequence genomic DNA:
GAGTAAGACAGCTTGGAGTTGCTACCCTCATCAGGATCAGATGCTGACATTGAAAAGACAGAAGTTCCAGGAAGGGAGTTTTCCTGGATGTGAGCTGTATCAAAAGGGCTGCTGAAGTTCGGCGCATTATCATTCACATCAGCGATTTGGAGGTAAAAGGTTTTTTGGGTAGCCCTCTGTGGGAACCCTGAATCCACAGCCCTCACTGTGATATTGTATCCATTGGCCTTCTCCCGATCAAGGGGACCATTTGTAACCAGTgagaaatgttctttaaaagaCGACACCAGTTTAAACGGGAGCTCTTTTGCTATCTGCAAACGGACCTGCCCATTGTCACCGGAATCGCTGTCCTTCACACCAATGAGGGCAATCACAGTGCCAGGGGTTGCATCCTCCTGCACTGGGCTAGAGAGAGAGGTCAGTACAATCTCTGGGCTGTTATCGTTGATATCAATTAATTCCACCCGCAGGTGACAGTGTCCTTCCATGGCTGGAGATCCCTTGTCCCTGGCTCGAACTGCAATCTCATAAGCACTGGATTCCTCATAATCCAGGGGTGCTTTGGTTCTGATCTCCCCTGTCCGGGGATCTAAGGAAAACAGCTTGGTGAATTTACCAGGTGAATTATTGCTTGTTTTGAAAGAATATTCCACATCCCCGTTGGGACCTTCATCCAGGTCAGTGACATTCAACTTGGTGACTAGAGTGCCCACAGGTACATTCTCCTCCAGGTGTACCTTGGATATAGGTGGATCACAGACAGGAGGGTTGTCATTTGCATCCAGGACATGGATGGTAACCTTGGCAGTGCCAGATTTCACCGGATTCCCTCCATCCAGGGCTGTCAGTGTTAAATGATGAACAGGCACTTTCTCTCTATCCAGTGCTTTTTCAAGTATGATCTCGGGCATTTTAACCCCATCTCCCCTCATGTTGATACTCAGGGCAAAATGCTCGCTGGGGCTGAGCTCATAGGTGGAGATGGAGTTGGAGCCCATATCCGGGTCTTCTGCTACCTCCAAGGGTAGCCGAGTCCCAGGGTTGGCTACCTCAGTGATCTCCAAGACCACCTCTGCCTTAGGGAACTGGGGCGCGTTGTCATTCACGTCGAGGACGTCCACCTCAATACGGTGGAGCTGGAGGGGGTTCTCCATGACGAGCTGGAGGTGCAGGGAGCACGTGGGGCTCTGCCCACACAGTGCCTCCCGGTCCAGCCTCCTATCAAGGAGCAACACGCCCGCTGCTAAGTCCACCTGGAAGTGCCGCTGCCCACCCTCGCTCACCAGGCGCAGGTTGCGAGTGGCCAGGCTCCGCACCTCCACCCCTAGGTCCTTGGCTAGGTCGCCCACCGAGGAGCCCGGCTCTCGGTCCTCGGGCACGGCGTAGCGGAGCTGGGCGCTGCTGGGAGCCGGCAGGCAGGAGAGAGCTGCGAGCAGCAGCGGGAGCTGCCATGGCCAGCCCCGTCCCCCAAGCATCCCGTGCCGGGTGTGCGAGCGGAGCAGCGCGGAGcggagcggcggcggctccgAGCAGCCTCCCCCGCCTCCCCGCTGCCGGCCCCGGCAACCGCCGCCGCGCCAGAACCCCGGTGCCCCGGGGGCGTCCGAGCGGGTGCTGCAAGGAGGAAGCCGTCGCCGGAACCGCCGGAGCCgggcagagggatggagggagtTTAGGGGGGGTGATCGCAGCCCGGCCGCCTGAGCCGCTTCTCGGCACGCAAAGACACACAAAGTCGGCTAGCGGAGGGGATGGAACGAGTGACAGTTTTACGTCTCTCCAcagccccctcctcctcctcctcctcctttttctctccctcctcctcctccaccgcCTTCCCCAAAATACGCACGGCGcagccccccccagccccgccgcCGCCAATCCGCCCTCGCAGCGCCGGGAGGGCGCCGGGGACTCCCGGCAGCGGCAACCCCCGCTCAGCTCCGCCCCGCCCGGCTGCTGGGAGCGGGCTCTGGCGGGCACCCACCCCCCCAAAGCGGCTGGGGGTGCCGCATCCCGAGCTGGTTCGGTGCCGAGCCCCGCAGATGCCGGGGCTGCGGTCGGGACACGCTCCCGAGCTCACCTCTTTGCACAGGGTGGCATCCGGCAGGTTGGCACCGGCTGGACCCGCGGAGGGTTTCACAAACATGAACTCGCTGATGTCCGATACCGGCGAAAAGCAGGAACGATAaagcggggcgggggggggccgtGGCTGTCACCTGGACACCCATCACCGTGTCCCCTTGCTTAGGCTCATAATGCCAGCGCCCAAAAATGTGGCTGGGTGGGGGCTGAAGCGTATTCACGCTTTCCACACAGCAGTTCCGGTTGGAAGAGGCTGAGCGCCGCCGGAGGCACCGCACACCCAGTGTGACCAGTCCCACCAGTGAGATGGTGGAGATGAGCACTAGGGACACAATCAGGTAGAGGGTAATCGTAGGTAAGCCTCCACCATCAGTAGCACGAGCCTCAGAGCCCTGCAAGGCCTCTGGGCCCTTCTCttccaccagcaccaccagtgtGACTGCTGTGGAGAGTGGGGGCTCCCCGGCATCCCGGACCACCACCAGCAGTTCGTGCTCAGAGGCATCCATCTCCTGTAGGGCCCGTGTGATCCAGATCTCTCCAGAACGTAGGGTCACACTGAAAAGCCCCGGGTCTGTGGCTTCCACGAGGTGGTAGGAGAGCCATGCATTGAGGCCAGAGTCCGCATCTATTGCCACCACCTTGGTGATGAGAGCAGGAGGAGTGATGAAGGGGGAGATTCGGAACTGGGTAGCAGAGTCCTCCCCGGCCCTGGGGAAATGCACCTGTGGGGCATTGTCGTTCTGGTCCACTATAAAAATGTGAACCAGTGTCCTGTTCCTCAGGGCCGGGGAGCCACCATCAGAGACCTCCACATGGAACTGGAGATAGGTGGTTTGCTCATAGTCAAAAGGGAATTTGGCAGAGACCTGCCCACTTGTGGGATGTATGGAGAGGTAGCGAGTTGGATCCAGGCCTGGATCTGTCCCACCAGCTCGCAGGATGGTGTAGGAGAGGCGGGAATTCTGCTCCGAGTCAGGGTCAGCAGCAGAGACTGTAACCAGCACACTGCCCACCGCATTGTTTTCTGCCACAAGCACTTCGTAGGATGCTTGCCCAAACTGGGGTGCGTTGTCATTGACATCTGCCAGGGCAATGGGCAAGATGGTGTGGCGGGAGAGTGGGGGCCTTCCCAGGTCCGAGGCAGAGATGGTGACATTGTAGTAAGCAATATACTCCCGGTCCAAACGGGTGCTGGTTATCAGTGAGTATTGGTGCTCATAGTCCTTACGCAGCTGGAAAGGAAGGTCTGGAGATACATGACATTGGACCTTGCCCTGGTCACCAGAGTCCTTGTCTCTGACGTGAATCACGGCCACCACAGTGCCTGGAGGTGCATCCTCGCTCAGGGAGCTTGAGAATGAGGTAAGAATGACCTCTGGGGCATTATCATTCACATCAGTGATTTCCACCACCACACTGCAGTGCTCCTCCATTGTGGGTGACCCCATGTCCTTGGCCTCCACTTCAATCTCATACACCGTTGCCTCTTCAAAGTCCAGGTTGCCCTGGACACGAATCTCCCCAGTTTGTTCATCGATGGCAAAGATCTGATGTAAGGCAGCTGAGTTGTGGCTGCTGAGGGAGTAGCGGATGTCTCCATTGGGCCCTTCATCCACATCAGTGGCATTTAATTTCACCACAAGGGTGCCCAATGGCGAATTCTCCACTAAGCGGGCTCCATACGATGGTTTGTCAAAGACTGGGTGGTTGTCATTGGCATCCAGGACCTGAATGGTGATGCGTGTCTTGCTGGACTTGGGTGGAGAGCCCCCATCTTCAGCTGTCAGGACCAGCTGATGGAAAGCTCTGAGTTCCCTGTCCAGGGCCCTCTCCAGCACCAGCTCAGGGAACTTCCCACCATCCGTGCGTGCCTTCACGTTGAGGTTGAAGTTCTCATTGGCACTCAGGTGATAGGTCTGCAAGGTGTTGGTGCCCACATCAGGGTCCTGGGCAGGCTGGATGGGGAAGCGGGCACCCAGGGAGGCCAGCTCATAGATCCGCAAGGAAACCTCATCACTGGGGAACACCGGGGGGTTGTCATTGATATCCAGGATCTCCACCTCAATGCGATAAAACTCCACTGGGTTCTCGATGGCAAGTTTCAGGTGGAGGAAGCAGCGTGGATTCTGCCCGCAGAGCTGCTCCCGGTCTATCCGCTCACTGACCATTATAACACCGGTGTTCACATTGACTGAGAAGTACTGCGAATCCGAATCAGACAGTACCTGCAGATTAGCTGCCGCCAGTTTTGCCACATCGGTGCCCAGGTCCTTCGCGATATTGCCCACGAAGGCGCCCCGGGTGAGCTCCTCGGGGATGCTGTACCGGATCtgagcagaggagctgtgcaggaacaaacagaaagagaagacacGCGGCAGCCCCAGGGACCGGCCCGCCTTTCCCGCCCTCGGCATCCTTGCCGGGTGGGCTGCGGGGCCGCGCTCCCTTCCGCGCTCCGGGGCCGCGCTCAGCGCTCGCCGCTCCCATTCATTGTGCGGGGCGGACGCGGTCCACCGGGGGCGGGGGGTGCCGGGGCTCGGCGCAGCCGCTCCGCCATTGGCTCCGTACGCCGCACGGCTCCTCCAATCGCCACGCTCCGTGCCCAGGACAGCAACAACGGCTCCAATCGCAACCCGCGGGCGGTTGCCGCGCGGCGCGAACCTGCGCGGCGCTTCCCCGagtggcggcggcggctccgcggTCCCCACGCCCGGGCGGGAGAGAGGAAGGGCGGCCCCGGGGGAAGGCGCAGCACCGGCCGGTCCCGTCCGGTCCGGTCCGGTCCGGCGAGCCCCGCGCCGGCACCGCTTTCCCCCGCCCCTAGACTCTCACCTGGCCGCGGTCCCGCAGCGTACCGGTAGCGGAGAGGAAAGCCGCGGGTTCCCTCGGTAGGGTGGCGGGGCGGGTGCAAGGCCGCAGGAAGGTGAAGTCGCTCCCCTCGGAGTCGGGAGAGAAGCAGGTGCTgtagcactgggatggggagtCGGTGGGTCGCAGGGTGACCTCCATGTACTTAAGGGTGCCGTCGGAGTTGAGCTGGAGCTTGGGGCTGGAGTGCTTGAAGAAGTCCCGGGACGGTGATTCatggtgccagcagcagggcGAGGCGGCAGCATGGCCTCTGCGCCGGAGGCACCGGGTGGCCAGGAGGGTGACGGTGGCGAGCGCCACAGTGCTGACGGCTGCCAGAGCGATGATCAGGTAGAGGGTGAGGTCCGGCTTCTCCTTGGCACCAGCCAAGAAGTCCCGAGGGCTGTAGCTCTCCTCCAGGGCTGCCTCCTCCAGGACCACAGTGATGGGAACGGTGGTGGAGAGTGGTGGGTCACCATTGTCCTTCACTTGGACAATAAGCTGCTGCGCTGCCATGTCAGTGTCTTTGAAGGCACGCGCTGTCCGCACCTCCCCTGTGTACAGTGACACATGGAACAAAGAGGGGTCAGTGGACTGTGGCAGCAGTTGGTATGAGAGCCAGGCATTGTGCCCAGCATCTGCATCCACTGCCGTCACCTTGGTGACCAGGTAGCCTGGTGGGGCAGACAACGGAACCCTCTGTGGTGCCGGGACATCGCTGTCACTGGCAGGGTGCAGGATGGTGGGGGCGTGGTCATTTTGGTCCAGCACAAAGATATAGACAGTAACATTGGCACGGAGTGGGGGGGACCCCGAGTCCCGCACAGCCACAGAGACCGGCAGAACCTGCATCAGCTCAAAATCAAAGGTGCGCTGAGCATAGAGGTTGCCATTGTCAGGGTTGATGTGGACAAAGGAAGAGGTGGGGGCACCCTGCACTTGCCCACTCTGTATGGAGTAAACAAGCCGGGAATTATCCCCGTCGTCAGGGTCTGAGGCAGAGACAGTGCACAGCAGGGAGCCAGGCGGGTTGTTCTCCAGGAGGAAGGCATCGTAGGAGGGCTGCAAGAAGCGGGGGGGGTTGTCATTCACATCAGATATGTTGAGGAGCAGCGTGAGCGTTGTGGTGAGAGCAGGAGACCCACCATCCTGGGCAATCAGCTCCACTACATACTGTGAGGTGGCCTCTCGGTCCAGAGTCTCTCGGGTGACCAGGGAGAAGTGGTTCTGCAGGGACCTGATGGCAAAAGGCACATCAGAGGAGATCCCCAAACTCACATCCCCACTGGCCCCCGAGTCTCTGTCCCGTACGTTGAAGAGCCCCACGACTGTCTCTGGTGGGGTATCTTCTGGCACTGGGTTCAGCAGGGAAGTGACTAGGACCTCGGGGGGGTTGTCATTGGCATCCTCCACTTCCACTCGCAGTACACAGTGGCCCTCCATCTCCGGGACCCCTCCATCATGGGCTCGCACATAAATCTCATAGAAAGGTGATTCCTCAAAGTCCAGGGCCCCGCTTATCCGGACCTCTCCGCTATGGGGATCCAGGGCAAAAAGCCTCCGGACTGAGTCAGAAGTGTGAACCCCAAATGAATACTGTATCTCCCCATTGGGACCCTCATCAGGGTCAGATGCATTGAGACGGAGGAGCAGGGCCCCCACAGGTGTGTTTTCCGGGACTTGCACCTTATATGTGGCACGGTCAAAGGTGGGTGCATTGTCATTGACATCCAGGACCAGAATTGTTATCTCTGCCGTGCCCGAGCGGGCTGGGCTTCCCCCGTCCACGGCTGTCAGCACCAGCTGCAGTTCTGGCTCTTCTTCCCGGTCCAGGGCTcgctccagcaccagctccgGGAAGAGTTtgccatcctgctgctgcttgacGTCCAGGAAGAAGTGGGAGTTGGGACTCAGCCGGTAGGAACCCACAGCATTGGTGCCCACATCGGGGTCCTGCGCGCCCTCCAGGGGGAAGCGCGTAGCCACTGTGGCAGACTCAGCGATGCGCAGGGTGCGGTGAGAGGTGGGGAAGCTCGGGGAGTTGTCATTCAGGTCCAGGATCTCCACTTCCAGGCGGAAGAGCTGCAGGGGGTTCTCTGTCACCACCTGCACCGACAGCACGCAGCTGACAGCCGCTCCGCACAGACGCTCCCGGTCCAGCTGCTGGCTCACCACCAGCGCGCCACTGTCCAGGCGCACGGAGAAGTAGCGCTGGCTCTCCTCTGAGCCCAGGCGCAGCCTGCGACCTGGCAGCTCCTCCACCTTCAAGCCCAGGTCCCGGGCCACGTTCCCCACTATGGTTCCCACCTCCGACTCCTCAACCACCGAGTAGTGGATCTGCCCGGAGACCCAGCCCCAGCCGCAGAGCGAAAACAAACTCAGTACTTGCCATTTCCAGGCGGGTCGCTGGAGGCTGACGCTTTCCATGTCCGTGTGCGTCCGGCCTGGGACTCAGCAGGCTCTGGGGAGCTGAGAAAAAATCCCTGGGTCTCTCTCTTCCACGGCTTGGAAAACAGCTCCGGGGCTCCGGCAGGCTGCGGCTCCGGCTGTCAGCCTCTGAGCAGAGGGGGtgggctgggggaggggaaCTGAATCACAGCCCCAGCgcggaggtggggggggggggggaagagagaagcagaTTTCCCCCCCCTCGCTTCAGATCACAGCCCAGTTGGCCGGGAGCTCCGTCCCCTCTCAGCCAGGAGTCGCTCTCACGAGGTGCGGGAAGCAGGGGCCTGAGCCGGCGGCACCAGCACGGCTGCCACCCCCGGCCTCCCCTCCACCAGCCTGAGTCACTTGCTCCCACAGCTCGCTTGTCGTTCGCAGGGAAACTGCACGTCCTGGCAGCCTGGAAGTTAGGTACAAGCCCTCCCTGTGTGCTCCCCCTTCCACAATGGTGGCTTCACATCGCACCCACAGACAAAGGGCAGCTGTCATGAACATGGGCCAAAGGACTTTTCATGCCTGATGAAAAGGTACTTGTTAGAGCCCTGAGGTTTCAGGGACTCTTCTCCCACTCCTTTTCTCTGCCTCAGTTAATGCTTTGGCCACTGCTTTCACCCCGTTACTGCCTCTGCAAGTGAGGTATCACTGCCACCAGTACCACCATCAGCTAGGGGACCTCTCACAGAGACGGGacacccagccctgccaggcCCCCTTGGGTGTTGGAGGAAGAAGGTGGGAAGGCTGGATGAGCCATTTAAAGCTAGAATGCAGTTACTCCCTGTGCACACCTGGCTGGATGTCACTTCTTCACTCTGGGACAAGGAAGGGGTCAACCTTCACAGTACCTAAgtcactgcaaacacacagagTCAGGCAACAAGCCCACCAGACTACCACCAGATTACAACATCGGGTCAGGATGTCAGACTGGGAAGGAAGTCCGAGCATCCCATCTGGCAAACACACTTACTGAAATTCTGCTTTGCAGACAAGCAATCTCCTGGAGAGCAAAAGCAGGGTTCTCAGCCTTGCTTGTTGGAAGCATCACAGTAATTTCCCCCTCTCCCTGTATCAGAGGATGATGGCAAGCTACAGGGTGTTAACTCAGTTCACATCCCTGCAGAAGCCTTATGCAGTTATGCCCTGGAGTCCTATCCTCGGTGCACTCAAGGCCACCCTGATCCCCCTTCAGTGCACATAGACCTTGGGGGCCTGGTGTCCAAAGCAATGCAACAGGGAGGGGACTCAGCTCCTGCCTGGGACCCTGCCTATCCCCACTGCCTGGGCACCAAGGGCACCTGGGGGAACAGGCAAGAGAGGCTGGGAACACTCATGCACGATGCACCGTGACAGAGACATCATCCTCCTGGGAAACGACAGAAGCGACAGAGATGCTCTGCAGCACCACCTTCccccctccgccccccccccaAGAGCCACTTGGGCTGCTGCCAGTCACGGAAAGACAGAGCAAGGAACCTCCCGATTAGTGCAGAACACGGCCCGAGTCCCACCTACTGCCTGCTTTggaaagggggaggagggaggcggTGGCGGAGAGAAGGCATTCTTAAAGGGCTAGCGCAGCAAAAAGCTAGACAGGTGGATACCCTACGTCCAGAAACCAATACCTGCTTGGATGTACTCATTCCCTGAGGGCTTCAGGTGTCACCAGCAGGCTCCAGCTCCAGTAACCTTGACTCTGGGATGTGCCCTGACCCATCCCAGGCAGAGTCAAGGCCAGCACACCTGGGTGACAGACATTGCCACTGGCAACACAGGGTGATGCACCCCTGGAAATCGGTTTGGTGCTGCTGCGGTTCCTCAGCAGAAGCCCTCTACGAAGCTCACATGGTCTGGGAGAACCCACTCAGTGTCCCAAGGTGGCTCAGTCACCAAGGGGCTGGAGCAAGGGACAGGCTTCATAAGGGGGGTCCTGCTGTTGCTTGAGTCTGCCAAagcctgggatggggatggtggcGAGGCAGGAAGGGAATGGGATGTCTCACATAGAGGAGATATCTATCTTCAGAAGGCCAAAGCTCACCTGTAAAAAGGTTCTGAGCAAGGCAACCCAGGGAGCTGAGAGATCAGTGCAGGATCTCTCAGCGCAGGACATATCACCTGCCATAGATGGGGCCAGCACCATCCCTACTGCATTGGTTTTGGGGTCTGGCTGTTGTCCTGCAGAGCAAAGAGATATAAAGCCTTTGCAGGCTTGACATGGTCTGTGGCACTGGGCTGGATCTTCTGTCACCACAGAGACTGCAAATTCAGGGCTCAGTGCCAGCAGGGACTCAAGTTACCACCTGCCCATTATCACCTCCTTCCTAAGCATTTACTGTCCCCAGCCGCAGAGGCATCTTGCCAGGACCCTTTGGTGCAAGGGGCATCCTTGTCCCCAGCTGTAGCACAGCCCACACAACACAGAGGAACacttgctcctgcagctgctgcagccattcCTATCTGCCAGAAATCGGAAGTGCTGagtctgagcagcagcacaaggcagcggggaagaaaaaaaagcaagccataaaaataattctgagaGGTTTCTGCCTCTATCTGTGATTTGGCCACAGTGAGCAGGCGGCACACGCAGCTCCACACCCATGCACAGCTTCCGCTGCACCTCACTTCCTTCTGCTATAAGGAACCGGTCACTCCTACTCACAGCCTCACAAGAAGGGACACATTACTGGCACCAATCACCTTGGAAACCCATCAGATGTCCCCCGATTCCACTGAATCCACTACCCAGCTTCATCATAAAGGATCAAAGCACTGCTATAATTGAAAGCTCTCTAAGATGCACAATTCCCAGCGGGGAAGAAGTACAGAAGCTGCCTGCCATGCGCAAATGCCTTCCTGGCTGCTGTTTATTCAATCAGGATATTAGACATCACCCAGAGATAGCATAATACAAATCATACAGAGCTTGTAATAGGGTTGTTTAAACAACACCTGCGTGGAAGGCTCACCCTCCTGCTCAGAGCTACAATCCagcatgatggagccctgcaaGCTACTGGGGCAGTCTGCAATGCGACCTCCCAACACTGAAGTCAACATCATCACAAAACTTCTACAGAAACAAAATCGGAACCATCAGGAGTCAAACATAAAGCAAGACATGGATGGGAAGGACTGCTTTGTGGCCACAGACCATCAAATGGAGGAACCAGCACTGTCCTTTGGCTTTGCGTGCTACACCACGGGAAGCAACACCCTGGTTTTCCAGTAGGATGGTAGCTCCCAGCCCCATTTGCACCACCACCTCCTCAGCCCACACCAGAGCATGACGCAGAGTGGCTATGTTCCCCTCCCAGCCCCTGACCCCACCAAGTACTCCCCTCAGCTCTCATGTTGCAGAGAGAAGAATATACCATTAGCAGCAAACTTTGTGCCAAGGATTTGCAAGTTGTTGCAAGCTGACCTCAGCTTCCACCGGTTACTCATGCAAGGCGTACCCAAAACTGTATCTGAAAGACCTATGTttgctcacctcagcaaactgactcacTTGATCCTGCTCACCACAGTGCAAATGTCATCAACACTCAAGACGGCTCATTTGACTCCAGAGAAGACCTGTTCAGCTATTGCTAAATGCTCTTCAGAGGCATGGCACAACTGGAAATCCCCCCCCAGCCCGAATCCACTATCATATGTATATGGCACAAGTGAACCATGGATTTGCCCAGGACTGGGACATGCCAAGGAAGGAGGTACATTACCTCAGCAGGTGTCGGGAGACGGCTTGCAGTGCCCACGATCTGGTGGTACAGCCCTGGCTCGCCATTCCTTATGGTGCTCTGGCGGCTCCCCAGGGGGCTGGAAGAGAAGGGCTTTTTACACAGGACATCACTCTGGCGAGAGTCTGTGGTAAGATAGACCTGGTGGTACAAGTTGGGTGGCATGAAGCCACCCCGCACAGCATCAATGTGATGGAAGGGCCCAGGTGTCCTGTACAGGGTGCTCCTGGAACTGTTGTACAGCTCCTTGGACTGCCTCCACTTGTAGCACTTGAAGATGCCTACTGATAACATGGTGATGAAGAAAGCTGCTGATACTAAGATCACAGCCAGGATGAGATAGAAGGTCACATGCCTCTTGGGATCGTTGCCAGGTGACACTTCAGTGAGGTCAGTGAGCACCTCCTTGACCATCTCAGCCACAGAGATGGAGACAGTGGCAGTGGCAGACAGCACAGGCTCCCCATGGTCTTTGAGGAGGATGACTAGTGTGTGCTGGGGAGCATCATCCTCCCGGAGCTGGCGGGCTGTGAAGATCTCCCCGTTGTGCAGCCCAACTGAGAAAAGGCTGGGGTCAGTGGCCTGCAACAGGGTATAGGAGATCCATGCATTGTACCCTGCATCTGCATCCACTGCCACCACCTTGGTGACCATGTGCCCGGCAGGAGTGCCTGGTGCCACCACATCAGTATAGGTGGCATTGGTGTTGGGGTGAGGGTACAGCACAGTTGGGCCATTGTCATTGAGGTCAGTGACAAACACACTGACTGAGACATTAGTGGCCAGAGGTGGAGAGCCACCATCCTGGACCTGCACAGTCATGCTGAACTCCACCTGGTCCTCATGGTCCAGAGATGTGAGCAGGTAGAGGGTGCCATTCTCCCGGTTGATAGAGAAGAGGTGGCCTACATTGGAGTCACCCTGCAAGAGGGTATAGGAGAGATGAGCATTGTGCCCAAGGTCTGGGTCTGTGGCACTGACATTAAGAATGGGAATGCCAGGCATGTTGTTCTCCAGCACATAAACATCGTAGGAGTCCTGGGAAGACTTGGGTGCATTGTCATTGACATCTGATACCTGCACCAGGATCTGTTTTGCCACAGACAAGGGTGGCGAGCCCGAGTCCTTGGCTGTGACAGTGATGTTATACTCTGATGTCTTTTCCCGATCcagagctgcttttgtttttaatgtgtagTAATTTTTGAGGGAGGAGCTGAGCATGAACGGGATCCCAGGAGAAATGAAGCAGTTCACCAGACCATTGTCATGTGAGTCCAAGTCGGTTACACTCAGCAGAGCTACAACCGTCCCTGGGGCTGCATCTTCAGGAACAGGGCTGTACACAGAAGTCACTGTCACCTCTGGAGCATTGTCATTCACATCCAAAACTTCCACCAGCACTTTGCAATGAGCCAC
This region includes:
- the LOC101878504 gene encoding protocadherin gamma-C5 isoform X6, giving the protein MLGGRGWPWQLPLLLAALSCLPAPSSAQLRYAVPEDREPGSSVGDLAKDLGVEVRSLATRNLRLVSEGGQRHFQVDLAAGVLLLDRRLDREALCGQSPTCSLHLQLVMENPLQLHRIEVDVLDVNDNAPQFPKAEVVLEITEVANPGTRLPLEVAEDPDMGSNSISTYELSPSEHFALSINMRGDGVKMPEIILEKALDREKVPVHHLTLTALDGGNPVKSGTAKVTIHVLDANDNPPVCDPPISKVHLEENVPVGTLVTKLNVTDLDEGPNGDVEYSFKTSNNSPGKFTKLFSLDPRTGEIRTKAPLDYEESSAYEIAVRARDKGSPAMEGHCHLRVELIDINDNSPEIVLTSLSSPVQEDATPGTVIALIGVKDSDSGDNGQVRLQIAKELPFKLVSSFKEHFSLVTNGPLDREKANGYNITVRAVDSGFPQRATQKTFYLQIADVNDNAPNFSSPFDTAHIQENSLPGTSVFSMSASDPDEGSNSKLSYSILDNGVQDIPISTYFRIDQDNGTIYTVRALDYEQDKVFQVPVEVKDGGSPALSSTAVVHVFVLDENDNAPTIVYPSVPKGSAFHQTIPILAEPGYLVTKIVAVDADSGHNAWLSYQLQETAEALPFQVERRSGEIRVAQALRESEDPHRLVVEVRDNGTPSLSASVVIVISPEENSVQDFSKSLDLPTFSPKDDNLTLYLIISLVSISLVSCVMFAVAAARCLRAGTASWTFAGCCRGTGRKPASHFRGQMKPDGFIKYLDVGGVGLTSQAQNYTSCFSPMSDQSDFLFVKPFSHSSTAETVAASEQVTSTLASPCDGQAQPNTDWRFSQTQRPGTSGSQNGEEGGAWPNNQFDTEMLQAMILASANEAADGNSTLGGGTGTMGLSARYGPQFTLQHVPDYRQNVYIPGSTATLTNAAGKRDGKNAGASGGNKKKSGKKEKK
- the LOC101878504 gene encoding protocadherin gamma-C5 isoform X2 — translated: MESVSLQRPAWKWQVLSLFSLCGWGWVSGQIHYSVVEESEVGTIVGNVARDLGLKVEELPGRRLRLGSEESQRYFSVRLDSGALVVSQQLDRERLCGAAVSCVLSVQVVTENPLQLFRLEVEILDLNDNSPSFPTSHRTLRIAESATVATRFPLEGAQDPDVGTNAVGSYRLSPNSHFFLDVKQQQDGKLFPELVLERALDREEEPELQLVLTAVDGGSPARSGTAEITILVLDVNDNAPTFDRATYKVQVPENTPVGALLLRLNASDPDEGPNGEIQYSFGVHTSDSVRRLFALDPHSGEVRISGALDFEESPFYEIYVRAHDGGVPEMEGHCVLRVEVEDANDNPPEVLVTSLLNPVPEDTPPETVVGLFNVRDRDSGASGDVSLGISSDVPFAIRSLQNHFSLVTRETLDREATSQYVVELIAQDGGSPALTTTLTLLLNISDVNDNPPRFLQPSYDAFLLENNPPGSLLCTVSASDPDDGDNSRLVYSIQSGQVQGAPTSSFVHINPDNGNLYAQRTFDFELMQVLPVSVAVRDSGSPPLRANVTVYIFVLDQNDHAPTILHPASDSDVPAPQRVPLSAPPGYLVTKVTAVDADAGHNAWLSYQLLPQSTDPSLFHVSLYTGEVRTARAFKDTDMAAQQLIVQVKDNGDPPLSTTVPITVVLEEAALEESYSPRDFLAGAKEKPDLTLYLIIALAAVSTVALATVTLLATRCLRRRGHAAASPCCWHHESPSRDFFKHSSPKLQLNSDGTLKYMEVTLRPTDSPSQCYSTCFSPDSEGSDFTFLRPCTRPATLPREPAAFLSATGTLRDRGQQAQPNTDWRFSQTQRPGTSGSQNGEEGGAWPNNQFDTEMLQAMILASANEAADGNSTLGGGTGTMGLSARYGPQFTLQHVPDYRQNVYIPGSTATLTNAAGKRDGKNAGASGGNKKKSGKKEKK
- the LOC101878504 gene encoding protocadherin gamma-C3 isoform X5, with product MNGVAVRSRGVTTGQVLSLLLLFCVSDWVSAAIRYAIPEEARRGSAVGNVVADLALDLGRLPGRRLRVVSGGSKKYFGVDLASGALLVSERIDREELCGALSPCSLSFEIVVENPLELYSGAVEIQDINDNDPVFPSSQARLEISESVAVGARFPLESAQDPDVGINSLQTYQLSANPHFVLDVQTRVDGSKYAELVLEKELDREEQRELHLVLTALDGGSPPRSAHVQIHVDVVDANDNTPVFNQSTYKASVRENTPSGTLVARISAYDLDDGPNGDIIYSFSSHTPAKVRELFALDSATGELRVKGQLDYEETKLYEIYLQAKDKGAVPGVAHCKVLVEVLDVNDNAPEVTVTSVYSPVPEDAAPGTVVALLSVTDLDSHDNGLVNCFISPGIPFMLSSSLKNYYTLKTKAALDREKTSEYNITVTAKDSGSPPLSVAKQILVQVSDVNDNAPKSSQDSYDVYVLENNMPGIPILNVSATDPDLGHNAHLSYTLLQGDSNVGHLFSINRENGTLYLLTSLDHEDQVEFSMTVQVQDGGSPPLATNVSVSVFVTDLNDNGPTVLYPHPNTNATYTDVVAPGTPAGHMVTKVVAVDADAGYNAWISYTLLQATDPSLFSVGLHNGEIFTARQLREDDAPQHTLVILLKDHGEPVLSATATVSISVAEMVKEVLTDLTEVSPGNDPKRHVTFYLILAVILVSAAFFITMLSVGIFKCYKWRQSKELYNSSRSTLYRTPGPFHHIDAVRGGFMPPNLYHQVYLTTDSRQSDVLCKKPFSSSPLGSRQSTIRNGEPGLYHQIVGTASRLPTPAEQAQPNTDWRFSQTQRPGTSGSQNGEEGGAWPNNQFDTEMLQAMILASANEAADGNSTLGGGTGTMGLSARYGPQFTLQHVPDYRQNVYIPGSTATLTNAAGKRDGKNAGASGGNKKKSGKKEKK